The segment AGTCGGGCACGACGCGGTGGAGCTGCACGCCGCGGAAGTAGTTCTTGCGCGCGAGGGCGATGAAGTTGGCCACCGTGCGGGGCGCATCGAGCACGGCCAGCTCGACCTGAATGGTGCCCCTGGAGGTGTCGATGTACGCCGACGGCGAGTACTGGGGAGACACGAACGTGTCCACGGCCGCCAGCTCGGGCACCGTGGGCGGCGGCGCCGGACGCATCGCCGACAGGTCGGCGCCGGCGTCAATCTTCCGCAGGTCTTCCGCCGCCCGCAGCCGCACGGCCCAATCCTTGTCGCCGAGCGCCGCGGTCAGCAGCGGCCGTGCGGCCGCCGGATCGACGGCAGTCAGGGCATCAAGCGCGGCGGTCCTCGCCACATACAGCCCGTCACGCTGCGACAGCGCGAGCGCCTCGGTCAGCGCGGTGGCGGCACCGGGAGCCTTGAGCGTGGCGAGCCCGCGCGCCGCGGCGGCCCGGACCACCGGGTCATCGGCCTTGAGACGGGCGACCATCTCCGCGGCGGCGCCCGCCGACCCGACCTTGGCCAGCGCATCGATCACCGAGGGAAGCACGCGCTGATCGGCGTCTCGCATCATGTTGCTCAACGCCGCCTCGGCGCGTTCCTTCGGCAGCTCCCCGAGCGCCGACGCCATGGCCGCGCGCACCGACCAGTGGACATCGGGGTCGAGCCCCGAAATCGCGGAGATGAAGGTGTCGACGTCGGTGCGGGCCAGGGCGAGCAGGGCGGCCGCGCGCACGGACGGCCACTCCGCCGAGACCAGGTCCACCAACAGGTCCACGGCGTTGGCCTGGCGCAACTGGCCCAGGGCCACGATGGCCTCGAGCTGCAGGTTGTGATCGACCTGGGGCGACGAGATTAGCCGCATCAGGACCGCGGCGCCGCGCGAGTCGCCGAGCAGCGCCAGGCCGCGCACCGCCTGGGTCCGCACCGCCAGCGGCTCGCCGACGTTGCCGGCAATCGCCAGCAGCGGCGCGGCAGCGCGCTGGTCCTTCAACACACTGAGTCCCCGGGCCGCGAAGGCGCGGGTGAGCTGCCCATCGCCCGTGAGCAGCGCCAGCAACGCCGGGGCCGCGCGGGCGTCGTTGATCCGCTGCAGGGCAAACGCGACCGGCCACCAGCGGCTCCGGGGCTGCCCGTCGCGGTCGAGCACGCCGGCGGCCAGCGCGTCGTAGGAACCGAGGCGCACCAGCGCATACACGCCGAGCCGCACGGCCTCGACCGGCGGCGGCTTGGGCGTGCCCATGTCATCCGCGTTCAGCCCATTCAGCACGCCGGCCGTGACCTGCGCCGCGACCATGGCGCCAATCGCCGCCGCCGCCGGCTTGTGCGCGATCAGGCCCAGTGCTTCCGCGGCGCGGCCCTGGATCAGCGGATCCGCATCGGCCAGCGCGGCGGTCAGCGCCGGGGCGGCCGAGGCGTCACCGATCAGCCCCATCGCAAACGCGGCCATCTGCCGGACTTCGGGATCGCTGTCGCCCTGCACCAGCGTGGTCAGGCCGGGCACCGCATCGGCGAGGCGCACGCGGCCGGTGGCCAGCGCCGCGCGCCGGCGCACGCGGGCTTCGGAATCCTGCAGCAGTGCCAGCAGGTCGCCGCCGCCGCCCTTGAGCTGCCGCTCGTCCTCGAGCTGGAGAATCCAGCGCATCTTCTGATCGAACGCCGTGATCGGGGGCGTGGCGCTGACCTGCGGCGCCACCTTTGGAGCGCACCCGCTGGCAACGAGCAACGCGACAAGCGCGACGAGCGCGCGTGATGACGGCGTTCGGGTCATAAGGAAATGTGTCGCAACGTGGCCTGGTCGATCCGCTCGCGGACGATGTTGACGCCAATGCCCGGGCCGGTCGGGACCGCGATGGTGCCGTCGGCGCTGACCTCGATGGCCGGCTCGATCAGGTCCGGCTGGTAGTAGCGCTTGCTCGCGGCGATGTCGCCCGGCAGGCGGAAGTTCGGCAGGCTGGCCAGGTGGATGTTGTGGGCGCGGCCGATGCCGCTTTCCAGCATGCCGCCGTGCCACACCGGAATGTCGTGGGCGGCGCACAAGTCGTGCAGCTCGATCGAGGCGCGATGGCCGCCGACGCGGCCCGGCTTGATGTTGATGATGCGGCAGGCCTTGGCGTCGATGGCGTCGCGGGCAATGCGCACGGTGTGGATCGATTCGTCGAGGCAGACGGGCGTCTTGATCCGCCGCTGCAGCACCGCATGGTCCATCACGTCGTCGTAGTCCAGCGGCTGCTCAATGAGCAGCAGGCCGAACGGATCCAGCCGGGCCAGCAAGTCGGCGTCGTCCAGCGTGTAGGCGGCGTTGGCGTCCACCTGGAGCGGGATGTTGCCGAACCTGGCGCGGACGCGCTCGACCGCCTCGATGTCCCAGCCGGGCTTGATCTTGATCTTGATGCGCTGGTAGCCGGCGGCCAGCTCACGCTCGATCTTTTCGAGCAGCTGCTCGAACGAGTCCTGGATGCCGATGGAGACGCCGGAGGCGATGCGGTCGCGGGTGCCGCCCAGCGCCTTGGCCAGCGGCTGCCCGGCCAGCCGGGCATGGAGATCCCAGGCCGCCATCTCGACCCCGGCCTTGGCCATGTTGTGGCCGCGGATGCGGCGCAGCGCCGGGAAGACGTCACGGGGATGCTCGAAGGTCTGCCCGACCACCAGCGGCGCGATGAACCCCTGGATGATGTGCCACACCGTCTCGGTGGTCTCGCTGCTGTAGTAGGGGTTGGCCTCGGCGACCGACTCGCCCCAGCCCTCCTGACCGTCCCCTTCCACCCGGATGAGCACGAAGGTGCGATCGTAGGACCGGCCGAAGCTCGTTTCGAAGAAATGGACGAGCGGCAGGCGGCACAGGAACAACTCAATCTTTTCGATCTTCACGCCTACAAACTATACTCGCCAGCGGAGTGGCCTTTCACTATCTCGCCATCGAAGGCCCCATCGGGGTTGGCAAGACGCGGTTGGCCGAACGGTTGGCGGCGCGGCTCGACGCAACGACGATTCTCGAAGACACCGAAAACCCGTTCCTGGCGGACTTCTACGCCGACCGGCCGGGCGCCGCGCTCCAGGCGCAGCTCTTCTATTTACTCAACCGCCATCGCCAGCTCACCAGCAAGCGGCAGGCCGACCTGTTCCTGCAGAACACCGTCTGCGACTACGTTTTCGACAAAGACAAGATTTTCGCGTATTTGAACCTGGACGATAACGAGCTGTTCATCTACCAGCGCCTGTTCGACCTGCTTGCCAAGGACGTCCCACCGCCGGACCTTGTCGTCTACCTCCAGGCGCCGACCGAACTGCTGATGAAGCGGCTGAAGCACCGGGAGAAGGATCCGGAGCGCGAGGAGCCGACGCCCGACGAGGACTACCTGCGGGAACTGAACGAGGCCTACCAGCACTTCTTCTTCCATTACTCGGCAACGCCGCTCCTCGTGGTGGAGACCTCGGAATTCGACCCCGAATCCGATGACGCGGCGCTCGACGAGCTGGTTCGCCAGATCAAGGGCATGGGCAAGGGCACGCGTTACTACGTCGCCCGCAAGTAGCGACAAACCGTCCGGGTTGTCGGCTTTTTGGTAAGCTGATCCGATATGGCATGGTTCAAGAAGGCCCGCAAACCCATTGCGACGCCCGAGAAGACCAGCCGCGTTCCCGAAGGCCTGTGGGTGAAGTGTCCGGAATGCGACACCATCATCTACACCAAGGATCTCGTCAAGAACCTCCACGTGTGCGGCAAGTGCGCGCACCATTTCCGGCTGTCGGCCACCGAACGCCTCAAGTCGCTGTTTGACGACGCGCGGTGGGAGGAGCTGGCCCCGGACCTGACCTCGAACGACCCGCTCAAGTTCACCGACACCAAGCCGTACAAGTCGCGCCTGGCGAACACCCAGAAATCCACCGGGCAGAAGGACGCCGTCATCGTCGGTGTCGGCCGCATCAA is part of the Vicinamibacterales bacterium genome and harbors:
- a CDS encoding HEAT repeat domain-containing protein codes for the protein MTRTPSSRALVALVALLVASGCAPKVAPQVSATPPITAFDQKMRWILQLEDERQLKGGGGDLLALLQDSEARVRRRAALATGRVRLADAVPGLTTLVQGDSDPEVRQMAAFAMGLIGDASAAPALTAALADADPLIQGRAAEALGLIAHKPAAAAIGAMVAAQVTAGVLNGLNADDMGTPKPPPVEAVRLGVYALVRLGSYDALAAGVLDRDGQPRSRWWPVAFALQRINDARAAPALLALLTGDGQLTRAFAARGLSVLKDQRAAAPLLAIAGNVGEPLAVRTQAVRGLALLGDSRGAAVLMRLISSPQVDHNLQLEAIVALGQLRQANAVDLLVDLVSAEWPSVRAAALLALARTDVDTFISAISGLDPDVHWSVRAAMASALGELPKERAEAALSNMMRDADQRVLPSVIDALAKVGSAGAAAEMVARLKADDPVVRAAAARGLATLKAPGAATALTEALALSQRDGLYVARTAALDALTAVDPAAARPLLTAALGDKDWAVRLRAAEDLRKIDAGADLSAMRPAPPPTVPELAAVDTFVSPQYSPSAYIDTSRGTIQVELAVLDAPRTVANFIALARKNYFRGVQLHRVVPDFVVQDGDPRGDGEGGPGYTIRDEINQRPYLRGTVGMALDWADTGGSQFFITHSPQPHLDGRYTVFGQVISGMDVVDRLQQWDTIERIRIWDGVNWIGQ
- the menC gene encoding o-succinylbenzoate synthase — translated: MKIEKIELFLCRLPLVHFFETSFGRSYDRTFVLIRVEGDGQEGWGESVAEANPYYSSETTETVWHIIQGFIAPLVVGQTFEHPRDVFPALRRIRGHNMAKAGVEMAAWDLHARLAGQPLAKALGGTRDRIASGVSIGIQDSFEQLLEKIERELAAGYQRIKIKIKPGWDIEAVERVRARFGNIPLQVDANAAYTLDDADLLARLDPFGLLLIEQPLDYDDVMDHAVLQRRIKTPVCLDESIHTVRIARDAIDAKACRIINIKPGRVGGHRASIELHDLCAAHDIPVWHGGMLESGIGRAHNIHLASLPNFRLPGDIAASKRYYQPDLIEPAIEVSADGTIAVPTGPGIGVNIVRERIDQATLRHISL
- a CDS encoding deoxynucleoside kinase, with amino-acid sequence MAFHYLAIEGPIGVGKTRLAERLAARLDATTILEDTENPFLADFYADRPGAALQAQLFYLLNRHRQLTSKRQADLFLQNTVCDYVFDKDKIFAYLNLDDNELFIYQRLFDLLAKDVPPPDLVVYLQAPTELLMKRLKHREKDPEREEPTPDEDYLRELNEAYQHFFFHYSATPLLVVETSEFDPESDDAALDELVRQIKGMGKGTRYYVARK